One part of the Sphingopyxis sp. PAMC25046 genome encodes these proteins:
- the nuoH gene encoding NADH-quinone oxidoreductase subunit NuoH has product MTGTFISWGMDPNWAWGVATICGILLIALPLMLAVAMIIYADRKIWAAIALRRGPNVVGPFGLLQSFADGLKVFLQETIIPSGANRGLFLIAPIITFTVALLAWAVIPFNSGAVLADINVGLLYILAISSLGVYGVILSGWASNSKYPFFSAMRASAQMISYEVSIGFILIGVVLFADSFNMNEIVKAQQGHGLGIINAFGFNLLLFPLAVMFLISSLAETARAPFDLTEAESELVAGYQTEYSSMSFALFWLGEYANVLLMCTLNAVLFWGGWLPPIDWAPLYVVPGIVWLFIKILIFFFIFSWVKATVPRYRYDQLMRLGWKVFLPISLLWIFLISGYLMLTRYS; this is encoded by the coding sequence ATGACCGGGACCTTCATTTCCTGGGGTATGGACCCGAACTGGGCGTGGGGCGTCGCGACGATTTGCGGCATCCTGCTCATCGCTTTGCCGCTGATGCTCGCGGTTGCGATGATCATCTATGCCGACCGCAAGATCTGGGCGGCGATCGCGCTGCGCCGCGGTCCGAACGTCGTCGGTCCCTTCGGCCTGCTGCAAAGCTTCGCCGACGGCCTGAAGGTGTTCCTGCAGGAAACGATCATCCCGTCGGGCGCCAACCGGGGCCTGTTCCTGATCGCGCCGATCATAACCTTCACCGTCGCGCTGCTCGCGTGGGCGGTGATCCCGTTCAATTCGGGCGCGGTGCTCGCCGACATCAACGTCGGTTTGCTCTACATCCTCGCGATCTCGTCGCTCGGCGTCTATGGCGTGATCCTGTCGGGCTGGGCGTCGAACTCGAAATATCCCTTCTTCTCGGCGATGCGCGCCTCGGCGCAGATGATCAGCTACGAAGTCTCGATCGGTTTCATCCTGATCGGCGTCGTGCTCTTCGCCGACAGCTTCAACATGAACGAGATCGTCAAGGCGCAGCAGGGCCACGGGCTCGGCATCATCAACGCCTTCGGCTTTAACCTGCTGCTCTTCCCGCTCGCGGTGATGTTCCTGATCTCCTCGCTCGCCGAAACCGCGCGCGCGCCGTTCGATTTGACCGAAGCGGAATCTGAGCTCGTCGCGGGTTACCAGACCGAATATTCGTCGATGAGCTTCGCGCTCTTCTGGCTAGGCGAATATGCCAACGTGCTGCTCATGTGCACGCTCAACGCCGTGCTCTTCTGGGGCGGCTGGCTGCCCCCGATCGACTGGGCGCCGCTCTATGTCGTTCCCGGCATCGTCTGGCTGTTTATCAAGATCTTGATCTTCTTCTTCATCTTCAGCTGGGTCAAGGCGACCGTCCCACGCTACCGCTATGACCAGCTGATGCGGCTGGGCTGGAAGGTCTTCCTGCCGATCTCGCTTCTCTGGATCTTCCTGATCTCCGGCTATCTGATGCTGACGAGGTATTCATGA
- the nuoG gene encoding NADH-quinone oxidoreductase subunit NuoG — protein MPKVTVDGVELDVPQGATVLQACEMAGKEIPRFCYHERLSIAGNCRMCLVEVAPGPPKPQASCALPAAEGQVIKTDSPMVKKAREGVMEFLLINHPLDCPICDQGGECDLQDQSVAYGRGATRYDENKRAVTEKYMGPIVKTVMTRCIQCTRCVRFAEEVAGVEDIGAIYRGENMQITSYLEHAIQSELSGNVVDLCPVGALTSKPYAFEARPWELTKTLGIDMMDAVGTNVRIDSRGRQVLRVLPRINDDVNEEWANDKTRHHVDGLTRRRLDQPYVRVNGALQPASWADAFAAIKAVNAGSSVAAIAGDLADCETMFAAKSLVTALGGNLLEGRQTGLDYDVTSLSAVNFNTGIAEAENADVILLVGTNLRWEAPLINTRVRKAVWKKGAKVFAIGPETDLTYKTEWLGDDASLVTKLPKHVTDALKGAERPMLIFGGGALSVPGVHGAGLALAKSVNAVKDGWNGYNVVHFSAARMGSLMLGYGLPGGIKDVIAAKPKLAFFLGADEVDFAALPDTFKVYVGHHGDKGAHAADVILPAAAWTEKDFTTVNTEGRVQRSEKAVFAPGDAREDWSIFRALADALGVNVGFDSFDQCRAAMVAAVPALGTEGLADYGWTVPKLPAKPEARAIPSPIKDFYLTNAICRASPTMQRCSEELIHGVDFAEAAE, from the coding sequence ATGCCTAAAGTTACCGTAGATGGCGTAGAACTCGACGTCCCGCAGGGCGCGACCGTTCTGCAGGCGTGCGAGATGGCGGGGAAGGAAATCCCGCGCTTCTGCTATCACGAGCGCCTGTCGATCGCCGGCAATTGCCGCATGTGCCTCGTCGAGGTTGCGCCGGGCCCGCCGAAGCCGCAGGCGTCGTGCGCGCTGCCGGCCGCCGAGGGGCAGGTGATCAAGACCGACAGCCCGATGGTGAAGAAGGCGCGCGAAGGGGTGATGGAGTTCCTGCTCATCAACCACCCGCTCGACTGCCCGATCTGCGATCAGGGCGGCGAATGCGACTTGCAGGACCAGTCGGTCGCCTATGGCCGCGGCGCAACGCGCTATGACGAGAACAAGCGCGCGGTCACCGAGAAATATATGGGTCCGATCGTCAAGACGGTGATGACCCGCTGCATCCAGTGCACGCGCTGCGTCCGCTTTGCGGAGGAAGTCGCGGGCGTTGAGGATATCGGCGCGATCTATCGCGGCGAGAATATGCAGATCACGTCGTATCTGGAGCATGCAATCCAGAGCGAACTCAGCGGCAATGTCGTCGACCTCTGCCCCGTCGGCGCGCTGACCAGCAAGCCCTATGCGTTCGAGGCGCGACCGTGGGAGCTGACCAAGACGCTCGGCATCGACATGATGGACGCGGTCGGTACCAATGTCCGCATCGACAGCCGCGGGCGGCAGGTCCTGCGCGTGCTGCCGCGCATCAACGATGATGTGAACGAGGAATGGGCGAACGACAAGACGCGCCACCATGTCGACGGCCTGACCCGTCGCCGCCTCGATCAGCCCTATGTCCGCGTCAACGGCGCGCTCCAGCCCGCAAGCTGGGCCGACGCCTTCGCAGCGATCAAGGCGGTGAACGCGGGGTCGTCGGTCGCCGCGATCGCGGGCGACCTTGCCGATTGCGAAACGATGTTCGCCGCGAAATCGCTGGTGACCGCGCTCGGCGGCAACCTGCTCGAGGGGCGCCAGACCGGGCTCGACTATGACGTCACCAGCCTGTCGGCGGTCAATTTCAACACCGGCATTGCCGAGGCTGAGAATGCCGACGTGATCCTGCTGGTCGGCACGAACCTTCGCTGGGAAGCGCCGCTGATCAATACGCGCGTCCGCAAGGCGGTGTGGAAGAAGGGCGCGAAGGTCTTTGCGATCGGCCCTGAAACCGACCTCACCTACAAGACCGAATGGCTCGGTGACGACGCTTCGCTCGTGACCAAGCTGCCGAAGCATGTGACCGACGCGCTGAAGGGCGCCGAGCGGCCGATGCTCATCTTCGGCGGTGGCGCGCTGTCGGTCCCCGGCGTCCATGGTGCGGGCCTTGCGCTCGCCAAGTCGGTGAACGCGGTCAAGGATGGCTGGAACGGCTACAACGTCGTCCATTTCTCGGCCGCGCGCATGGGATCGCTGATGCTCGGCTACGGCCTGCCCGGCGGGATCAAGGATGTGATCGCGGCGAAACCGAAGCTCGCCTTCTTTCTCGGCGCCGACGAGGTCGATTTCGCGGCGCTGCCCGACACATTCAAAGTCTATGTCGGCCATCATGGCGACAAGGGCGCGCATGCCGCCGACGTCATCCTGCCCGCCGCCGCGTGGACCGAAAAGGACTTCACGACGGTCAACACCGAAGGCCGCGTCCAGCGTAGCGAGAAGGCGGTGTTCGCGCCGGGCGACGCGCGCGAGGATTGGAGCATTTTCCGCGCGCTGGCCGATGCGCTTGGCGTGAATGTCGGTTTCGACAGCTTCGACCAGTGCCGTGCGGCGATGGTCGCGGCGGTGCCTGCGCTCGGGACCGAAGGCCTCGCCGACTACGGCTGGACGGTGCCGAAGCTGCCCGCGAAGCCCGAGGCGCGCGCGATCCCGTCGCCGATCAAGGATTTCTACCTCACCAACGCCATCTGCCGCGCGTCGCCGACGATGCAGCGCTGCTCGGAAGAGCTGATCCATGGCGTCGATTTTGCGGAGGCCGCGGAATGA
- the nuoF gene encoding NADH-quinone oxidoreductase subunit NuoF → MLADKDRIFTNLYGFQPWNLKSAQARGDWDKTKDLMSRGQDAIIEEIKASGLRGRGGAGFPTGLKWSFMPKEPRADRPSFLVINADESEPGSCKDREIIRHDPHKLIEGALIAGYAMRARAAYIYIRGEFIREAETLFAAVQEAYDAGLLGKNAAKSGYDFDVFVHRGAGAYICGEETAMIESLEGKKGQPRLKPPFPAGAGLYGCPTTVNNVESIAVVPTILRRGATWFASFGRENNKGTKLFQISGHVERPCVVEEEMGITFRELIDKHCGGIRGGWDNLLAVIPGGSSVPLVPAAEIMDAPMDFDGLKAVGSGLGTAAAIVMDKSTDVVQAISRISYFYKHESCGQCTPCREGTGWMWRVMERLRTGDADISEIDTLFDVTKQVEGHTICALGDAAAWPIQGLIKHFRPEIERRIRENGGALEAAE, encoded by the coding sequence ATGCTCGCCGACAAGGATCGCATTTTTACCAATCTCTACGGTTTCCAACCGTGGAACCTGAAATCCGCGCAGGCGCGCGGCGATTGGGACAAGACCAAGGATCTGATGAGCCGCGGCCAGGACGCGATCATCGAGGAGATCAAGGCATCGGGCCTGCGCGGCCGCGGCGGCGCGGGCTTCCCTACAGGGCTCAAATGGTCGTTCATGCCGAAGGAGCCGCGCGCCGACCGCCCGAGCTTCCTCGTCATCAACGCCGACGAATCCGAACCCGGTTCGTGCAAGGACCGCGAAATCATCCGCCACGACCCGCACAAGCTGATCGAAGGCGCGCTGATCGCGGGCTATGCGATGCGGGCGCGTGCGGCATACATCTATATTCGCGGCGAGTTCATCCGCGAGGCCGAAACGCTCTTCGCGGCGGTGCAGGAGGCGTATGACGCCGGCCTGCTCGGCAAGAATGCGGCGAAGTCGGGTTACGACTTCGACGTCTTCGTCCACCGTGGCGCGGGCGCGTACATCTGCGGCGAAGAAACCGCGATGATCGAAAGCCTCGAGGGCAAGAAGGGCCAGCCGCGCCTCAAACCGCCGTTCCCGGCGGGCGCGGGCCTCTATGGCTGCCCGACGACGGTGAACAATGTCGAGAGCATCGCGGTCGTCCCGACGATCCTGCGGCGCGGTGCGACCTGGTTCGCGAGTTTCGGGCGCGAGAATAACAAGGGCACCAAGCTCTTCCAGATCAGCGGCCATGTCGAGCGCCCGTGCGTCGTCGAGGAAGAGATGGGTATCACCTTCCGCGAACTGATCGACAAGCATTGCGGCGGCATTCGCGGCGGCTGGGACAATCTGCTTGCGGTGATCCCCGGCGGATCGTCGGTTCCGCTCGTTCCCGCGGCCGAAATCATGGACGCGCCGATGGACTTCGACGGGCTGAAGGCCGTCGGATCGGGCCTCGGAACCGCCGCCGCGATCGTAATGGACAAGTCGACCGACGTCGTTCAGGCGATCAGCCGCATCAGCTATTTCTACAAGCATGAAAGCTGCGGCCAGTGCACGCCGTGCCGCGAAGGCACCGGCTGGATGTGGCGCGTGATGGAACGGCTGCGCACCGGCGACGCCGACATCAGCGAGATCGACACTTTGTTCGACGTGACCAAACAGGTCGAAGGCCACACGATCTGCGCATTGGGCGACGCCGCCGCGTGGCCGATCCAGGGCCTGATCAAGCATTTCCGCCCCGAAATCGAGCGTCGCATCCGCGAGAATGGCGGCGCGCTGGAGGCAGCCGAATAA
- a CDS encoding NAD(P)H-dependent oxidoreductase subunit E — protein MADAPQIPDEAEVRARWGAFAWTAENAEKAKQVIARYPAGRQRSAVMPLLDLAQRQVGAETQTQGWLPVPVIEYVAAALDMPFIRAYEVATFYTMYNLVPVGRYHVQVCGTTPCLLRGSDDVMAACKNRGMTKGKTTPDGLFTLTEVECMGTCTNAPMVQINDDNYEDLDYDSMTRILDDLAAGKTPKAGTQVPGRHTSEPEGGPTTLKEMVKANHDYRKDW, from the coding sequence ATGGCCGACGCACCGCAAATTCCAGATGAAGCCGAAGTCCGCGCGCGCTGGGGCGCTTTTGCGTGGACGGCGGAAAATGCCGAGAAGGCGAAGCAGGTCATCGCGCGCTACCCGGCGGGGCGCCAGCGTTCGGCGGTGATGCCCTTGCTCGACCTCGCGCAACGCCAGGTCGGCGCCGAGACGCAGACGCAGGGCTGGCTGCCCGTGCCGGTGATCGAATATGTCGCGGCCGCGCTCGATATGCCCTTCATCCGCGCCTATGAGGTCGCGACCTTCTACACCATGTACAATCTCGTCCCGGTCGGCCGCTATCATGTCCAGGTCTGCGGCACGACGCCGTGCCTGCTGCGCGGGTCGGACGATGTCATGGCCGCGTGCAAGAACCGCGGGATGACCAAGGGCAAGACCACGCCCGACGGGCTGTTCACGCTGACCGAGGTCGAGTGCATGGGTACCTGCACCAACGCGCCGATGGTCCAGATCAACGACGATAATTACGAAGACCTCGATTACGACAGCATGACGCGCATCCTCGACGACCTCGCCGCGGGCAAGACGCCCAAGGCGGGCACGCAGGTGCCGGGACGTCATACGAGCGAGCCCGAGGGCGGGCCGACGACGCTGAAGGAAATGGTCAAGGCCAATCATGACTATCGGAAGGATTGGTAA
- a CDS encoding NADH-quinone oxidoreductase subunit D yields the protein MFEGYPVDTADTAGDQAVTNYTINFGPQHPAAHGVLRMVMELDGEIIERVDPHVGLLHRGTEKLIEYKTYLQALPYFDRLDYCSPLGMEHSYVLAIEKLLDLEVPARAQYLRVLFAELTRICNHMLNIGSHVMDVGAMTPNLWVFELREDCLNFFERASGARMHSAYFRPGGVHQDVPERLLYDIGEWVEKRLPKLFGDAMSLVIDNRIFKQRNVDIATVSKEDALAWGFSGPMIRGSGIAWDLRKSQPYDAYAAMEFDIPVGTRGDCYDRFMVRVQEVYQSAKIIKQCLRDMPTGPIASLDRKVVPPKRGEMKQSMESLIHHFKLYTEGFHVPAGEVYVATESPKGEFGVYLVSDGTNKPYRCKIRPTAFSHLQAMDMMSKGHMLADTTAIIGAIDVVFGECDR from the coding sequence ATGTTCGAAGGCTATCCGGTCGATACCGCCGATACCGCGGGCGATCAGGCCGTCACCAACTACACGATCAACTTCGGCCCGCAGCACCCCGCGGCGCACGGGGTTCTCCGCATGGTGATGGAGCTGGACGGCGAGATCATCGAGCGCGTCGATCCGCACGTCGGATTGCTCCATCGCGGCACCGAAAAGCTGATCGAATATAAGACCTATCTGCAGGCTTTGCCCTATTTCGACCGGCTCGACTATTGTTCGCCGCTTGGCATGGAGCACAGCTATGTCCTCGCGATCGAGAAATTGCTCGACCTCGAAGTCCCGGCGCGGGCGCAGTATCTGCGCGTGCTGTTCGCCGAGCTGACGCGCATCTGCAATCACATGCTCAACATCGGGTCGCACGTCATGGACGTCGGTGCGATGACGCCGAACCTGTGGGTGTTCGAGCTGCGCGAGGATTGCCTGAACTTCTTCGAGCGCGCTTCGGGTGCGCGGATGCACTCGGCCTATTTCCGTCCGGGCGGCGTCCATCAGGATGTGCCCGAACGTCTGCTCTACGACATCGGCGAATGGGTCGAAAAGCGCCTGCCGAAGCTCTTCGGCGACGCGATGAGCCTGGTGATCGACAACCGCATCTTCAAGCAGCGCAACGTCGACATCGCGACGGTGTCGAAGGAAGACGCGCTGGCGTGGGGCTTCTCGGGCCCGATGATCCGCGGCAGCGGCATCGCTTGGGATCTGCGCAAGTCGCAGCCCTATGACGCCTATGCCGCGATGGAATTCGACATTCCCGTCGGCACGCGCGGCGACTGCTACGACCGTTTCATGGTCCGCGTGCAGGAAGTCTATCAGTCGGCGAAGATCATCAAGCAGTGCCTGCGCGACATGCCCACCGGCCCGATCGCGAGCCTCGACCGCAAGGTCGTGCCGCCGAAGCGCGGCGAGATGAAGCAGTCGATGGAATCGCTGATCCATCACTTCAAGCTCTATACCGAGGGTTTCCACGTCCCGGCGGGCGAAGTTTATGTCGCGACCGAAAGCCCCAAGGGCGAATTCGGCGTGTATCTGGTCAGCGACGGCACCAACAAGCCGTACCGCTGCAAGATCCGTCCGACGGCGTTTTCGCACCTGCAGGCGATGGACATGATGTCGAAGGGCCACATGCTCGCCGACACAACTGCAATTATCGGCGCCATTGACGTCGTTTTCGGAGAGTGTGACCGCTAA
- a CDS encoding NADH-quinone oxidoreductase subunit C has product MAHPAPLVAPQPSLAASLKTVLGTDLVAHVFTVDEDSITVTREAVAGVMVALRDNLEYQQLMEIAGVDYPDRPERFEVVYHLLSVTKNHRLRVRVSTDEATPVPTIVPVWPNAGWLEREVFDMYGVLFSGNPDLRRILTDYGFQGHPQRKDFPLTGYTELRYSEEDKRVVYEPVRLAQDFRNFDFLSPWEGADYVLPGDEKAGGTGEGPGKGAPTPMTAKEVKAADEKAKASPPPTPKTTENTAQTGAGAKTNVKAAKTSRDGAKATKAAKAKTPATEKAEKAPAKPRAPRKPKTGGDA; this is encoded by the coding sequence ATGGCCCATCCCGCTCCTCTCGTCGCGCCGCAGCCTTCGCTCGCGGCTTCGCTGAAGACGGTGCTCGGCACCGACCTCGTCGCGCATGTGTTCACCGTCGATGAAGACAGCATCACGGTGACGCGCGAAGCCGTCGCCGGGGTGATGGTCGCGCTGCGCGACAATCTCGAATATCAGCAGCTGATGGAAATCGCCGGGGTCGACTATCCTGATCGGCCCGAGCGCTTCGAGGTCGTCTATCACTTGCTCAGCGTGACGAAGAACCATCGCCTGCGTGTGCGGGTGTCGACCGACGAGGCGACGCCGGTGCCGACGATCGTTCCCGTCTGGCCGAACGCCGGTTGGCTCGAGCGCGAAGTGTTCGACATGTATGGCGTGCTGTTCAGCGGCAACCCCGACCTGCGCCGCATCCTGACCGACTATGGTTTCCAGGGGCATCCGCAGCGCAAGGACTTTCCGCTGACCGGCTATACCGAGCTGCGCTATTCCGAAGAGGACAAGCGCGTCGTGTACGAACCCGTGCGGCTGGCGCAGGACTTCCGCAATTTCGACTTCCTGTCCCCGTGGGAAGGCGCCGACTATGTGTTGCCGGGCGATGAAAAGGCCGGCGGGACGGGCGAAGGCCCGGGCAAGGGCGCGCCGACGCCGATGACCGCGAAAGAGGTCAAGGCGGCCGACGAAAAGGCGAAGGCTTCGCCGCCGCCGACTCCGAAAACGACCGAAAACACGGCGCAGACCGGCGCGGGCGCGAAGACCAACGTCAAGGCCGCGAAGACGAGCCGCGACGGCGCAAAGGCGACCAAAGCCGCAAAGGCCAAGACGCCCGCGACCGAGAAAGCCGAAAAGGCGCCCGCCAAGCCGCGCGCGCCGCGCAAGCCCAAAACAGGAGGTGACGCATGA
- a CDS encoding NADH-quinone oxidoreductase subunit B: protein MPGQMPVAPGTNPDQGFFDDLNSEVGDKGFLVTSTEDLFNWARTGSLWWMTFGLACCAVEMIHVNMPRYDMERFGAAPRASPRQSDVMIVAGTLCNKMAPALRRVYDQMSNPKYVISMGSCANGGGYYHYSYSVVRGCDRIVPVDIYVPGCPPTAEALLYGVMQLQRKIRRVGTIER from the coding sequence ATGCCCGGCCAGATGCCGGTTGCCCCCGGTACGAACCCCGATCAGGGTTTCTTCGACGACCTCAATTCAGAGGTGGGCGACAAGGGCTTTCTCGTTACCTCGACCGAGGACCTGTTCAACTGGGCGCGTACCGGATCGCTCTGGTGGATGACCTTCGGGCTTGCGTGCTGCGCGGTCGAGATGATCCACGTCAACATGCCGCGTTACGACATGGAACGCTTCGGCGCGGCGCCGCGCGCGAGCCCGCGCCAGTCGGACGTGATGATCGTTGCGGGAACGCTCTGCAACAAGATGGCGCCCGCACTGCGCCGGGTGTACGACCAGATGTCGAACCCCAAATATGTGATCTCGATGGGCAGCTGCGCCAATGGCGGCGGCTATTATCACTATAGCTATTCGGTGGTGCGCGGTTGCGACCGGATCGTGCCGGTGGACATTTACGTTCCCGGGTGCCCGCCGACCGCCGAAGCCTTGCTCTATGGCGTGATGCAGTTGCAGCGGAAGATCCGCCGCGTCGGAACGATCGAACGCTGA
- a CDS encoding NADH-quinone oxidoreductase subunit A, whose product MVDLTQYLPILIFLVIALGLSSAFVFLPMGVARLTGAHKPDPAKLTEYECGFPAFEDARSQFDVRFYLVAILFIIFDLEAAFLFPWAVSLEEIGWAGWTTMMVFLAELTLGLVYAWKKGALDWE is encoded by the coding sequence ATGGTCGATCTGACGCAATATTTGCCGATTCTGATCTTTCTGGTCATCGCCCTCGGCCTGTCCTCCGCCTTCGTGTTCCTTCCGATGGGCGTTGCGCGGTTGACCGGGGCGCACAAACCCGATCCGGCGAAGCTGACCGAATATGAATGCGGTTTTCCCGCTTTTGAAGATGCGCGCAGCCAGTTCGACGTGCGTTTCTACCTCGTCGCCATCCTTTTTATCATCTTCGACCTCGAAGCCGCCTTCCTCTTTCCCTGGGCGGTGAGCCTCGAGGAAATCGGCTGGGCCGGTTGGACGACGATGATGGTTTTCCTCGCCGAACTGACCCTCGGCCTTGTGTACGCGTGGAAAAAAGGCGCGTTGGATTGGGAATGA
- a CDS encoding YbjN domain-containing protein yields the protein MGPITARAATAFASLALLLTTPAHAELVNAANPETIKAIVESQGWPATIVAKEGDDPYIESNRGGLKFLVLFMNCDAGERCKTLQYYMGFSDAKDVTLDRLNQWNKEKRFARAYKDDAGDPVLEMDVDLDFQGIPRENVGETFNTWASLMDSFRAYVFEK from the coding sequence ATGGGACCAATCACCGCTCGCGCCGCCACTGCCTTCGCATCGCTCGCGCTTTTACTGACGACTCCGGCGCATGCCGAACTGGTGAACGCGGCGAATCCGGAGACGATCAAGGCCATCGTCGAGTCGCAGGGCTGGCCCGCGACGATCGTCGCCAAGGAGGGCGACGACCCTTATATCGAGAGCAATCGGGGCGGCCTCAAATTCCTCGTCCTCTTCATGAACTGCGACGCGGGCGAGCGGTGCAAGACGCTGCAATATTATATGGGTTTCAGCGACGCGAAGGACGTCACGCTCGACCGGCTCAACCAGTGGAACAAGGAAAAGCGCTTCGCGCGCGCCTATAAGGACGACGCGGGCGATCCGGTGCTCGAAATGGACGTCGACCTCGATTTCCAGGGCATCCCGCGCGAGAATGTCGGCGAAACCTTCAACACCTGGGCATCGCTGATGGACAGTTTTCGGGCGTATGTTTTCGAGAAATAG
- a CDS encoding inositol monophosphatase family protein produces MAVSGIITVMERAARKAGTKLRRDFGEIEHLQVSQKGPADFVSKADQAAERTLYDELTHARPGWGFKMEEAGEIEGDPGKPRFIIDPLDGTSNFLHAIPHFAISIAVQEPKPGGGWGEVTAALVYQPVTDESYWAERGRGAWLHDRRLRVASRRHLNECLIATGIPYMGHGNMAQWSRIFGAVAPEVAGIRRFGAASLDLAWVAAGRYDGFWESDLQVWDVAAGMLLVREAGGFVSDFRGGDRAIDRSEFIAGSAAVHSKLQKLVAGALRNA; encoded by the coding sequence ATGGCCGTATCCGGCATCATCACCGTCATGGAACGCGCCGCGCGCAAGGCCGGCACGAAACTGCGCCGCGACTTCGGCGAGATCGAGCATCTGCAGGTCTCGCAAAAGGGGCCGGCGGACTTCGTATCGAAGGCCGATCAGGCGGCCGAGCGTACGCTCTATGACGAGCTGACCCACGCGCGTCCGGGCTGGGGCTTCAAGATGGAAGAGGCGGGCGAGATCGAGGGCGATCCCGGCAAGCCGCGTTTCATCATCGACCCGCTCGACGGCACCTCGAACTTCCTCCACGCGATCCCGCATTTCGCGATTTCGATCGCGGTGCAGGAGCCCAAGCCCGGCGGCGGCTGGGGTGAGGTGACGGCGGCGCTCGTCTATCAGCCCGTCACCGACGAAAGCTATTGGGCCGAGCGCGGCCGCGGCGCGTGGCTGCATGATCGGCGCCTTCGCGTCGCGTCGCGCCGCCACCTCAACGAATGCCTGATCGCGACCGGCATCCCTTACATGGGTCACGGCAATATGGCGCAGTGGAGCCGCATTTTCGGTGCCGTCGCGCCCGAAGTCGCCGGCATCCGCCGCTTCGGCGCCGCCAGCCTCGACCTCGCATGGGTCGCGGCGGGCCGCTACGACGGTTTCTGGGAAAGCGACCTGCAGGTCTGGGACGTCGCGGCGGGCATGCTGCTCGTGCGCGAAGCGGGCGGCTTCGTCAGCGATTTCCGCGGCGGCGACCGTGCGATCGACCGCAGCGAGTTCATCGCCGGCAGCGCCGCGGTACATTCCAAGCTGCAGAAGCTGGTCGCGGGCGCGCTGCGCAACGCGTGA
- the efp gene encoding elongation factor P, which produces MKITGVEIRPGNIIEYEGGIWKVTKIQHTQPGKGGAYMQVEAKNLIDGRKLNNRFRSADTVEKVRLDTKDFQFLYAEGDDLVFMDKDSFEQINISKEVVGEAHEFLQDGMDVVLELWEERPISVELPETIEATVVEADAVVKGQTASSSYKPAILDNGVRVMVPPHITSGTKIVVHVYDREYVRRAD; this is translated from the coding sequence ATGAAGATCACCGGCGTTGAAATCCGTCCCGGCAATATTATCGAATATGAAGGCGGCATCTGGAAGGTCACCAAGATCCAGCACACCCAGCCGGGCAAGGGCGGCGCCTATATGCAGGTCGAAGCCAAGAATCTGATCGACGGCCGCAAGCTCAACAACCGTTTTCGCAGCGCCGACACGGTCGAAAAGGTCCGCCTCGACACCAAGGATTTCCAGTTCCTCTACGCCGAGGGCGACGACCTCGTGTTCATGGACAAGGATAGTTTCGAACAGATCAATATTTCGAAAGAGGTCGTCGGCGAAGCGCATGAATTCCTGCAGGACGGCATGGACGTCGTGCTCGAGCTTTGGGAAGAGCGCCCGATCTCGGTCGAACTGCCCGAAACGATCGAAGCGACGGTTGTCGAGGCCGACGCGGTGGTAAAGGGGCAGACCGCCTCCTCGTCGTACAAGCCCGCGATCCTCGACAATGGCGTGCGCGTGATGGTGCCGCCGCACATTACGAGCGGGACCAAGATCGTCGTGCATGTGTACGACCGCGAATATGTCCGCCGCGCGGATTAA